A genomic window from Variovorax paradoxus includes:
- a CDS encoding beta strand repeat-containing protein, whose translation MKARKIQSRATRAPMFSRSSIGTAVAMALIAAASGAQAAETSVDAAYNGTVTGTPTIDKQISNTGAVNATITSATVGTTSTGTPSNPNPVAMSTSGNLVGATATGNSFANSIQPAPGTPVNNAATLGVAINTGTINSSVISSKLAVESSTLQTGSVVNADNTISATTTLNSGSSVVSGAAAVGALPQAGTSVLTYPAGAPLFDAKGNIVVTSLQSATGASSNAQVLGNTVDLMLTASPGITLTTAAVLERNSISAVLKANSATSTAEIQSGGAPAFAGSAVVANLQANGNGILAVTHSATNASSVITGLVSGVPAGGSNVLQGSLSVQGNAISSAATGNEALGATAGVAGNRILIDDVTIAGTGTAATAANNSIHNGVGVTSNVNSDLAIVNSQGNIGVTTFAQTSGAEIRAGVQSSKNSQVTLSDNSITADATGNTASSAIASGKNAASFTGTAAVSNQQANSAAAATAFLFPSVISAQTGESPGTGQTSGSSVTVSGNTSAATAQGNQITQSLAIQAATVALGNGNAVLTGGTNSDGRVSASGAATLTNLQGNYNGSGPAALNFGSQILLTASGGGAPVANNTLALTDNRQEAVAVGSGATNTLTLTGNSVGTGAGIASVQMSDATSGAGAALFNPEARIAVNGNVTGGSVALTDNLQRAIAYGNSASNTLGVSAGNLAAAPGPFLGTPASTVTVDVLSGLPFSNAAGALPTVTAAYGILNDQSVQGNIGSSATGPNTFSATVSGNVSAASVANSDNAFVAATYGNDAASGVTLGLNNVSGSNASIANVTNTQAVAGAGTVIDATAAGGIVARTTVTGTLSNGSVSSSDNAAQALAYGSRATGNTVKVTGNNIDTSGLSLAGATLTGNVLATTAAFSVQNAQSGQGTVSAQRSGGPEVQTTVTGAISNSKVDASGNTTLAGATSNSAVNGVSVDAVGVSTTTAVQNLQLTSAAVSSLTGQEGALLNNKDGVQVVLGGASIQNSQVTVDGNAAGGSATGNAAVNRIDVKGNTIAVGDGLPLAGATSLAGLAGAVGDHALSSIQLVTSPTISSKVAAAFGIDTAVGAVVSGSTLSASGNTQSAKAVANTGSNAIALAATDVSARSALLSAQGSTAAVESRSFMQAFAPASVTGASVKLSNNSNSALSVINDVDNKVAVAGGSSVASFVPAIILQGALPGNTAAVGDQVLVNRQSAGTSATSTADTAIYNEDSLVPANAGLVNSSFTASGNTTSSEAAANRATNAASLTGGASQSAKTAVLNAQDSNATVAANANNVTKLTLTGPNALTGSSATLDGNSTSAAATGSAATNSIDVKSSAIAGSTPLPAVAAAGPALLVAVTADHALANVQMGTGTVSATATGIVGIDTAPASIVGTSTLGVTNNSQSAKAVANTALNSVTLAGSNVGARSALQSTQSGTAAVTATSTQELFAPAASTASTVRLSGNSNTALGVMNDATNTLSVSAVNTLPLGSTGSATLNETGSADNVVATGDHVLSNRQSAASTVSSTASTSIHNDDNAAPTPGLINGALTISGNSTFAEASANRATNTATVASSATQGASVGIVNVQGSTAGVTATASTVANATLTGAVPLNGSSISLDGNTTAALARGNAATNVLESSGGSSYGGAATVGSSSLVGTPLALNVGASAAILNSQNNSGAVSATSVGTSYQVALNSTGAGVSNGTVGVTGNTLAAQAVGNSATNRLTQTALNTGAPSAAIGNYQVNTGAVTATVTSVNFGVGVSGAVGNSTLRTTGNQITASATGNSAVSAITSR comes from the coding sequence ATGAAAGCACGCAAGATCCAGAGCCGGGCCACACGCGCGCCCATGTTCAGCCGCAGCAGCATCGGCACGGCAGTCGCGATGGCGCTGATTGCAGCAGCCTCCGGCGCACAAGCCGCCGAGACCTCGGTCGATGCCGCCTACAACGGCACCGTCACCGGCACGCCGACGATCGACAAGCAGATCAGCAATACCGGGGCCGTCAACGCCACCATCACCAGCGCCACCGTGGGCACGACCTCCACCGGCACGCCGTCGAACCCCAACCCCGTGGCGATGAGCACCAGCGGCAACCTGGTCGGCGCGACCGCCACCGGCAACAGCTTTGCCAACAGCATCCAGCCGGCGCCCGGCACGCCGGTGAACAACGCCGCCACGCTGGGCGTGGCGATCAACACCGGCACGATCAACAGCTCAGTGATCAGCAGCAAGCTGGCGGTGGAATCGAGCACGCTGCAGACAGGCAGCGTGGTCAACGCCGACAACACCATCTCGGCGACCACCACGCTCAACAGCGGCAGCTCGGTCGTGTCGGGCGCCGCCGCAGTCGGTGCGCTGCCGCAGGCCGGCACCTCGGTGCTGACCTACCCGGCGGGCGCACCGCTGTTCGATGCCAAGGGCAACATCGTGGTGACCTCGCTGCAGTCGGCCACGGGCGCAAGCTCCAACGCGCAGGTGCTGGGCAACACGGTCGACCTGATGCTGACGGCGAGCCCGGGCATCACGCTGACCACCGCTGCCGTGCTCGAACGCAATTCGATCTCGGCGGTGCTCAAGGCCAACAGCGCGACCAGCACGGCCGAAATCCAGTCGGGCGGCGCGCCAGCCTTCGCCGGCTCGGCGGTGGTCGCGAACCTGCAGGCGAACGGCAACGGCATCCTCGCCGTCACGCACAGCGCAACCAATGCGAGCTCGGTGATCACGGGCCTCGTGAGCGGCGTGCCTGCCGGCGGCTCCAACGTGCTGCAGGGCTCGCTGTCGGTGCAGGGCAATGCGATCTCCAGCGCGGCCACGGGCAACGAGGCGCTGGGCGCCACGGCCGGTGTGGCAGGCAACCGCATCCTGATCGACGACGTGACCATCGCGGGCACCGGCACGGCCGCCACCGCAGCCAACAACAGCATCCACAACGGCGTGGGCGTGACCAGCAACGTCAACAGCGACTTGGCCATCGTCAACAGCCAGGGCAACATCGGCGTGACCACTTTCGCCCAGACCTCGGGCGCTGAGATCCGCGCCGGCGTGCAGTCGAGCAAGAACAGCCAGGTCACGCTGTCAGACAACAGCATCACGGCGGACGCCACCGGCAACACGGCGTCGAGCGCCATTGCCAGCGGCAAGAACGCGGCCTCGTTCACCGGCACTGCTGCGGTGTCGAATCAGCAGGCCAATTCCGCGGCGGCGGCGACGGCGTTCCTGTTCCCGTCGGTCATCTCGGCGCAGACGGGCGAGTCGCCCGGCACGGGGCAGACCAGCGGCAGCTCGGTCACCGTGTCCGGCAACACGTCGGCGGCCACCGCACAAGGCAACCAGATCACGCAGAGCCTGGCGATTCAGGCGGCCACGGTGGCATTGGGCAACGGCAACGCCGTGCTCACGGGCGGCACGAACTCCGACGGGCGCGTGTCCGCCAGCGGCGCAGCGACGCTCACCAACCTGCAGGGCAACTACAACGGCAGCGGCCCCGCGGCGCTCAACTTCGGCTCGCAGATTCTGCTGACCGCCAGCGGTGGCGGCGCACCGGTCGCGAACAACACGCTGGCGCTGACCGACAACCGGCAGGAAGCCGTGGCGGTCGGCAGCGGGGCCACCAACACGCTCACGCTCACCGGCAACTCGGTCGGCACGGGCGCGGGCATCGCGAGCGTGCAGATGTCCGATGCAACCTCTGGTGCTGGCGCGGCGTTGTTCAATCCCGAAGCGCGCATCGCGGTGAACGGCAACGTCACCGGCGGCTCGGTCGCGCTCACCGACAACCTGCAGCGCGCCATTGCCTACGGCAATTCGGCGTCGAACACGCTGGGCGTGAGCGCGGGCAACCTGGCCGCGGCGCCAGGCCCGTTCCTGGGCACGCCGGCCTCGACCGTCACGGTCGATGTACTCAGCGGACTGCCGTTCAGCAACGCGGCCGGCGCCCTGCCGACGGTGACTGCGGCCTACGGCATCCTGAACGACCAGTCGGTGCAGGGGAACATCGGCAGCTCGGCCACCGGCCCCAACACTTTCTCGGCGACCGTCAGCGGCAATGTCTCGGCCGCCAGCGTCGCGAACAGCGACAACGCCTTTGTCGCAGCCACCTACGGCAACGACGCGGCCAGCGGCGTGACGCTGGGCCTGAACAACGTGAGTGGCTCGAATGCCTCGATTGCCAACGTCACCAACACGCAGGCGGTGGCGGGCGCGGGCACGGTCATCGACGCCACGGCGGCAGGCGGCATCGTGGCGCGCACCACGGTCACGGGCACGCTGAGCAACGGATCGGTGTCCAGCTCGGACAACGCGGCGCAGGCGCTGGCCTACGGCAGCCGCGCCACCGGCAACACGGTGAAGGTGACGGGCAACAACATCGACACCTCGGGCCTCTCGCTGGCGGGTGCGACGCTGACGGGCAACGTGCTCGCCACCACCGCCGCCTTCAGTGTGCAGAACGCGCAGTCGGGCCAGGGCACGGTGTCGGCGCAACGCAGCGGCGGGCCTGAAGTGCAGACCACCGTCACCGGCGCCATCAGCAACTCGAAGGTGGACGCCAGCGGCAACACCACGCTGGCCGGCGCGACCAGCAACAGCGCCGTCAACGGCGTGAGCGTGGATGCGGTCGGCGTCTCGACCACTACCGCGGTGCAGAACCTTCAGCTCACCAGCGCCGCGGTCAGTTCGCTGACCGGGCAGGAAGGTGCGCTGCTCAACAACAAGGACGGCGTGCAAGTGGTGCTGGGCGGCGCAAGCATCCAGAACTCGCAGGTCACTGTGGACGGCAACGCCGCCGGCGGCTCGGCCACGGGCAACGCCGCCGTCAATCGCATCGACGTGAAGGGCAACACCATCGCCGTGGGCGACGGCTTGCCGCTTGCCGGCGCGACCAGCCTCGCGGGCCTGGCAGGTGCGGTCGGCGACCATGCGCTGTCGAGCATCCAGCTGGTGACGAGCCCGACGATCTCTTCCAAGGTGGCGGCCGCATTCGGTATCGACACGGCGGTCGGCGCGGTGGTCTCCGGCTCGACGCTGAGTGCCTCCGGCAACACGCAGAGCGCGAAGGCCGTGGCCAACACGGGCAGCAACGCCATCGCGCTCGCGGCCACCGATGTGTCGGCCCGCTCGGCGCTGCTGTCTGCACAGGGCAGCACGGCGGCGGTGGAGTCGCGCTCGTTCATGCAGGCCTTTGCGCCGGCCTCGGTGACGGGCGCGTCGGTGAAGCTTTCGAACAACAGCAACTCGGCGCTGAGCGTGATCAATGACGTGGACAACAAGGTCGCCGTTGCGGGTGGCTCGTCCGTCGCGTCTTTCGTGCCCGCGATCATTCTCCAGGGTGCGCTGCCAGGCAACACCGCCGCGGTGGGCGACCAGGTGCTGGTGAACCGCCAGTCGGCCGGAACCTCGGCCACCAGCACCGCCGACACCGCGATCTACAACGAAGACAGCCTGGTGCCCGCCAACGCAGGCCTGGTCAACAGCAGCTTCACCGCCTCGGGCAACACGACGTCCTCGGAAGCTGCGGCCAACCGCGCGACGAACGCGGCCTCGCTGACCGGCGGCGCATCGCAGTCGGCCAAGACCGCGGTGCTGAATGCGCAGGACAGCAACGCGACCGTGGCAGCCAACGCCAACAACGTGACGAAGCTCACGCTGACCGGCCCCAACGCGCTCACCGGCAGCAGCGCCACGCTCGACGGCAACAGCACCAGCGCAGCCGCCACCGGCAGCGCCGCGACCAACAGCATCGACGTGAAGAGCAGCGCCATTGCCGGCAGCACGCCGTTGCCGGCCGTGGCCGCAGCCGGCCCGGCGCTGTTGGTGGCAGTGACGGCAGACCACGCACTGGCCAACGTGCAGATGGGCACCGGGACCGTGTCGGCCACCGCGACGGGCATCGTGGGCATCGACACGGCACCGGCATCCATCGTCGGCACCTCGACGCTGGGCGTGACGAACAACAGCCAGAGCGCGAAGGCCGTGGCCAACACGGCGCTCAACAGCGTGACGCTGGCGGGCTCGAACGTGGGAGCGCGCTCGGCGCTGCAGTCGACGCAGTCGGGCACCGCCGCGGTGACGGCAACGTCCACGCAGGAGCTGTTCGCGCCGGCCGCGTCCACCGCATCGACGGTGCGCCTCTCGGGCAACAGCAACACGGCGCTGGGCGTGATGAACGACGCGACCAACACGCTGAGCGTGAGCGCGGTCAACACCCTGCCGCTGGGCTCCACGGGTTCTGCCACGCTGAACGAGACCGGCAGCGCCGACAACGTGGTGGCCACCGGCGACCACGTGCTGTCGAACCGCCAGTCGGCCGCATCGACGGTCAGCAGCACGGCCAGCACGTCGATCCACAACGACGACAACGCCGCACCCACGCCTGGGCTGATCAACGGCGCGCTCACCATCTCGGGTAACAGCACCTTCGCAGAGGCTTCGGCCAACCGCGCGACCAACACTGCCACGGTGGCGAGCAGCGCGACGCAGGGCGCCAGCGTCGGCATCGTGAACGTGCAGGGCAGCACGGCCGGCGTGACCGCGACGGCCAGCACGGTGGCGAATGCGACGCTGACGGGTGCGGTGCCGCTCAACGGCAGCAGCATCTCGCTCGACGGCAACACCACCGCCGCCCTGGCGCGTGGCAATGCGGCGACCAACGTGCTCGAATCCAGCGGTGGCAGCAGCTACGGCGGCGCGGCCACGGTGGGTTCGTCGAGCCTGGTCGGCACGCCGCTGGCGCTCAACGTCGGTGCGAGCGCAGCGATCCTCAACAGCCAGAACAACTCGGGTGCGGTGTCGGCCACGAGCGTGGGTACGAGCTACCAGGTGGCGCTCAACAGCACCGGCGCTGGCGTGTCGAACGGCACGGTCGGTGTCACGGGCAACACACTGGCGGCGCAGGCCGTCGGCAACAGCGCGACCAACCGCCTGACGCAGACGGCGCTGAACACCGGCGCCCCGAGCGCGGCCATCGGCAACTACCAGGTCAACACCGGTGCGGTGACGGCCACGGTGACGAGCGTGAACTTCGGGGTCGGCGTCTCGGGCGCGGTGGGCAACAGCACGCTGCGCACCACGGGCAACCAGATCACGGCGTCTGCGACGGGCAACTCGGCGGTGTCGGCGATTACCTCGCGCTGA
- a CDS encoding ChaN family lipoprotein: MPPPNWPTRASRFLLFPLLAVTAFTGCSALSSSGADAPDAPIARRVAALQPVDALLLGEQHDAPEHHVIEREAVEALVARGNLAALALEMAEEGRSTAHVAPTATEAQVQAALDWSDKAWPWASYGPAVMAAVRAGVPVVGANLPRARMKDAMADVSLDVQLNGEAYTAQQDAVRDGHCRMLPESQIVPMTRIQVGRDRAMAQAIVKARRPGQTVLLIAGAGHAVRTLGVPQHLPDDVKVATVRLMAAPAAPSPEAVAGDYDRTWRTPPLPEKDYCAEFKRQARPQPKA; the protein is encoded by the coding sequence ATGCCTCCTCCAAACTGGCCCACCCGGGCCTCCCGATTCCTGCTGTTCCCTCTGCTCGCCGTCACGGCGTTCACGGGTTGCTCGGCGCTGTCTTCTTCCGGCGCCGATGCGCCCGACGCCCCCATCGCGCGCCGTGTCGCGGCGCTTCAGCCGGTCGATGCCCTGCTGCTCGGCGAGCAGCACGATGCGCCCGAACACCATGTCATCGAACGCGAGGCCGTCGAGGCGCTGGTCGCTCGCGGCAATCTCGCCGCGCTGGCGCTGGAGATGGCGGAGGAAGGCCGCAGCACCGCGCATGTCGCCCCCACCGCCACCGAAGCGCAGGTGCAGGCCGCCCTCGACTGGAGCGACAAGGCCTGGCCCTGGGCCAGCTACGGCCCCGCGGTAATGGCCGCCGTGCGCGCGGGCGTGCCCGTGGTCGGCGCCAACCTGCCACGCGCCCGCATGAAAGACGCCATGGCCGATGTCTCGCTCGACGTGCAGCTCAACGGCGAGGCCTACACCGCGCAGCAGGACGCCGTACGCGATGGGCACTGCAGGATGCTCCCCGAGTCGCAGATCGTCCCGATGACGCGCATCCAGGTGGGCCGCGACCGCGCGATGGCGCAGGCCATCGTCAAGGCGCGGCGACCGGGCCAGACCGTGCTGCTGATCGCCGGAGCCGGCCACGCCGTGCGCACGCTCGGCGTGCCGCAGCACCTGCCCGACGACGTCAAGGTCGCCACGGTGCGGCTGATGGCCGCGCCGGCTGCTCCTTCGCCCGAAGCGGTGGCGGGCGACTACGACCGCACATGGCGGACACCGCCCCTGCCCGAAAAAGACTACTGCGCAGAGTTCAAGCGGCAGGCAAGACCCCAACCGAAAGCCTGA